GTCTCAACAAATTTGCAAAAAGAGATCTCGaaaattttaagattcaaaaaatgaattgatgaagaagatgaagttctCACTTTTAGattactaatttttatgatgTCAGTTGATACAATGGATCCATTAAATACGTTTTGGTTGTTGAGTTTCCATAACTTACTCCTATAATTAAGGGATTAAGTTAtaacaattaattcaaattaattaaaacatgtATCACGTCCTTTGAATTTTAATAGAGTCATGTATCTTACAACTTATTAAACATGTATcttataaatgaaaaatggcataagaaataatttgaaaactAGTGGGATTCGTAGTAATTAAGATCTAAAGTAGTGAAATTTATGTAGCTTACCCTAGTATTTATATGCAgaagtaaaaatttaaaaaacaaaaacaacatgtattttcaaatgaaaatgatttaatattaaaatatgtacTCATATTTTTTCCTAGTAGTTTCCAATTCAACgaaggaaaaggagaaaatgTGGACGCGCTATTAAATGCGCGTATATCCTAATAGGAACCGCTCAACTACAGCCACGTCATTGTctcttttagtttatttttttatttttatttgttttatgttCCCAAGACCGCCTTTGATTTCTTTATAAGCCCTTCTCCCTTTCTTCCTTTCCATCTCCACAAATAAACCTGCGTCTGTTCTTTCTTCCTATatcctatatatataatacagtatttatttttttccattatacctcaattaaatttttttcatccGATCTATTCCGATGGCCGGAGTTGCCCTTCTTCAACCACAAGATGTTCTCAAACATCATGTAAGCTATCGTCAACCTATGAGATCTCGACGGAATTCCACTTCTAACCCTCTACCTAATcctaaccctaaccctaaccctaagAATAACCGAAGAAAGCGAAGTCCACAAAAAAATGGATCTGCTAACTTTTCAACTTGTCCTCCTAGTGCTAAAAATCTCCATCTGGTGATGGGAGAGGTGAAAATTCTAAAGCGTGGTCAAGTGTTGAAGGAAAACAAGCTTGTCACTGGTGAAGATCTGGTGTTGTCCACTACAGATCGGCTGGGTCCAGAGCCGGATATGGTGCCTAAGAACATAACGATTGCTCATTTCTATGCTGGATCGGGTTTCTCCTCCTCCTCGCCGCCACCGAGCTCTT
This genomic stretch from Solanum stenotomum isolate F172 chromosome 10, ASM1918654v1, whole genome shotgun sequence harbors:
- the LOC125878295 gene encoding uncharacterized protein LOC125878295; protein product: MAGVALLQPQDVLKHHVSYRQPMRSRRNSTSNPLPNPNPNPNPKNNRRKRSPQKNGSANFSTCPPSAKNLHLVMGEVKILKRGQVLKENKLVTGEDLVLSTTDRLGPEPDMVPKNITIAHFYAGSGFSSSSPPPSSLPVPAFFKKESEHNLHATSDLRRLLRIDLAD